A genomic window from Maridesulfovibrio sp. includes:
- a CDS encoding nucleoside deaminase, whose protein sequence is MTKIITRGTPPPNPPQGQTWRSMMDVAIREAFKARKHGEVPIGAALFTAEGQLLATGNNTPLTNNDPTGHAEINCLRNACAAIQNYRLPSGSILAVTLEPCIMCLGALIHARVGGIIFGAPDPKAGAVVSNLEGTELPFANHKFWTIGGVCEDECKDILQSFFLHKRKG, encoded by the coding sequence ATGACTAAAATAATCACCAGAGGAACACCTCCACCAAACCCGCCACAGGGTCAGACATGGCGCTCCATGATGGACGTGGCGATACGTGAAGCTTTCAAGGCCCGTAAACACGGAGAAGTCCCCATTGGCGCAGCCCTTTTCACAGCAGAAGGCCAACTACTGGCCACCGGGAACAACACCCCGCTCACCAATAACGACCCAACCGGACACGCGGAAATCAATTGTCTTCGTAACGCTTGCGCCGCAATTCAAAACTACCGTCTTCCAAGCGGTTCAATTCTGGCTGTTACGCTGGAGCCATGTATTATGTGCCTCGGCGCACTAATACACGCCAGGGTGGGTGGCATTATATTCGGAGCACCGGACCCCAAAGCCGGGGCAGTAGTATCCAATCTGGAAGGCACAGAACTACCCTTCGCCAATCACAAATTCTGGACCATAGGCGGAGTATGTGAAGATGAATGTAAAGATATCCTACAAAGTTTTTTTCTGCACAAAAGGAAAGGCTAA